A single Anatilimnocola floriformis DNA region contains:
- a CDS encoding ORC-CDC6 family AAA ATPase: MERYLPSISEDSMNPYEINPFQVLYVTDSPDPRAFVELFSDIPVIHASALFEPGNVVLKGTQGSGKSMLLNLLHPAIRLEYAKASLKFPAPESVPQFVGAGINLTLSGALNIGQRPIHSTENEDELFPLYFADFLNCYIAADLLQSLELMGANPGFFDRCVDSSRLNGFAAAVSRDSCWFGYLDGVDSFEKLASRMLHRLTAYRKFHQYNGELPDDISGTKTGIGEPLSRIVDILRATGVIAETTPVFVRIDQIERLYRSDMLRPQLGQEYRRVINKAISGRDTRVSYRVGARTYAWDDDLTIFRTGDQLEALRDYRQIDLDEVLRRKEARSTWLFPSFAADAFARRMRLAGCSDEDLEAKKPKQSKVDLLGKVFGSTPAAKAVASEICQNTTAERALRLTKEFSIEWKEFLTSLFESDPLDAVLAAAWARQRGQSGPSGVRLKKPPPATSRPWEKATWRDERIRIAMLQLAARCAQRLKWSGKDAIIALSSGNISIFLNLCYEIWDSFLRAERLKPTPSRIDPLKDGIPGGVQAVGIQTASTHWYNKITERPKGSDRQRFIDIIGRRFRDWLADDDAMSYPGQNGFSLTLDELERDPFVKCFLNEAVDYGDLFDAIHTTKEQGRKSRRKWYVAPILSVFFQIPEAHKKEPHYATLSEVREWLSEAGVVSTQQLMFDFVPTK, encoded by the coding sequence GTGGAACGCTATCTTCCCTCGATCAGCGAGGATTCGATGAATCCATACGAGATCAATCCGTTTCAAGTCTTGTACGTTACGGACAGCCCGGATCCCCGCGCGTTCGTGGAGCTTTTCAGCGACATTCCGGTAATACATGCTTCTGCATTGTTCGAGCCAGGTAATGTCGTACTGAAGGGAACTCAAGGCTCCGGCAAAAGCATGTTGCTCAACTTGCTGCATCCAGCAATTCGCCTGGAATATGCCAAAGCCTCGCTAAAATTCCCAGCGCCCGAGTCCGTGCCGCAATTCGTTGGCGCTGGAATTAATTTAACGCTCAGCGGCGCGCTGAACATCGGCCAGCGCCCCATTCACTCTACAGAAAATGAAGACGAATTATTCCCGTTGTATTTCGCAGATTTCCTGAACTGCTACATCGCTGCTGATTTATTGCAGTCTCTGGAATTGATGGGAGCAAACCCAGGATTTTTTGATCGGTGCGTGGATTCTTCGCGACTGAATGGCTTTGCCGCAGCGGTCAGCCGTGACAGTTGTTGGTTTGGATATCTCGACGGTGTCGATTCGTTTGAGAAACTCGCTTCTCGCATGCTTCATCGATTAACGGCGTATCGAAAGTTCCACCAATATAATGGCGAACTTCCGGATGACATTTCAGGAACAAAGACCGGCATTGGCGAACCACTTTCGCGTATCGTTGACATCCTTCGCGCCACTGGAGTGATCGCCGAAACAACTCCAGTGTTCGTGCGAATTGATCAAATTGAACGACTTTACCGAAGCGATATGCTCCGCCCGCAACTTGGGCAGGAATATCGTCGGGTTATCAATAAAGCGATTAGCGGCCGAGATACGAGGGTTTCCTATCGCGTTGGTGCCAGAACCTACGCATGGGATGACGACCTGACTATTTTCCGCACCGGTGACCAATTAGAGGCACTGCGAGATTATCGTCAAATTGATCTCGACGAGGTACTTCGCAGAAAGGAGGCAAGAAGCACTTGGCTGTTCCCGTCCTTTGCGGCCGACGCGTTCGCGAGGCGAATGCGGTTGGCAGGGTGCAGCGATGAAGATTTAGAAGCAAAAAAGCCCAAGCAATCGAAGGTTGATTTGCTGGGTAAAGTATTCGGTTCGACGCCCGCAGCAAAGGCAGTTGCCAGCGAAATATGCCAGAACACGACAGCTGAAAGAGCACTCCGGCTAACAAAGGAGTTTTCCATTGAGTGGAAAGAGTTTCTTACCAGCCTGTTCGAATCGGATCCGCTTGACGCCGTTCTCGCAGCTGCCTGGGCCAGGCAGCGGGGGCAAAGCGGCCCTTCTGGAGTTCGACTAAAAAAGCCTCCGCCTGCAACCAGCCGTCCATGGGAGAAGGCTACTTGGCGAGATGAACGTATCCGAATTGCTATGCTGCAGCTTGCCGCGCGGTGTGCACAACGCTTGAAGTGGTCTGGAAAGGACGCGATCATCGCATTGAGTTCAGGAAATATTAGTATCTTTCTAAATCTGTGCTACGAAATCTGGGATTCATTCCTTCGCGCCGAGCGACTTAAGCCCACACCGTCGCGCATTGATCCTCTCAAAGACGGCATCCCTGGTGGCGTACAGGCGGTCGGAATTCAGACAGCAAGCACCCATTGGTATAACAAAATCACAGAACGCCCAAAGGGTAGCGATCGACAGCGTTTTATTGATATAATCGGGCGTCGTTTTCGCGATTGGCTTGCAGATGATGACGCAATGTCCTATCCCGGCCAGAATGGATTTTCACTGACACTCGACGAGCTGGAACGGGATCCATTTGTAAAGTGCTTCTTGAATGAGGCTGTTGACTATGGCGATCTGTTTGATGCCATCCATACGACTAAGGAGCAAGGCCGCAAGTCTAGAAGAAAATGGTATGTCGCTCCGATTCTGTCTGTGTTTTTTCAAATTCCCGAGGCTCACAAAAAGGAGCCACATTATGCGACGCTTTCGGAAGTGCGCGAATGGCTTTCGGAAGCCGGCGTTGTCTCGACACAGCAGCTAATGTTTGATTTTGTCCCGACTAAGTGA
- a CDS encoding HNH endonuclease: MRNPLADLVRDRAGNHCEYCLLAQMHSSIPFQVDHIIALKHHGENGLENLALACVYCNSSKGPNIAGIDPLTRAIAPLFHPRRDSWQSHFQWNGAELIGLTPSGRATVDVLAINDPNLLTLRQALLAEGVFPSLPQVFS, translated from the coding sequence GTGCGCAATCCTCTTGCTGACCTTGTCCGTGACCGAGCTGGGAACCATTGCGAGTACTGCCTTCTCGCTCAGATGCATTCAAGTATCCCCTTCCAGGTTGATCACATCATCGCTTTGAAACATCATGGGGAAAATGGGCTCGAAAATCTCGCCCTCGCCTGCGTCTATTGCAATAGCTCCAAAGGCCCGAACATCGCGGGAATCGATCCGCTGACGCGCGCCATCGCTCCCCTCTTCCATCCCCGCCGTGACTCTTGGCAGTCACATTTTCAATGGAACGGGGCCGAACTCATCGGATTGACACCGAGCGGTCGCGCCACGGTGGATGTGCTGGCCATCAACGATCCGAATCTCTTGACTCTTCGCCAAGCACTTTTGGCGGAAGGCGTTTTTCCGTCTCTGCCGCAGGTTTTCAGTTAG
- a CDS encoding replication initiator protein A, producing MNELLPLITYQPSPLEPSADAERVPATPTVATRSPLLPDRRPKRDFFVCDIFDAAIKSDIASLEHPIFSLSTKPDHNVRVYEHGDIFVKIKPSSDGLATVHDRDVLIFCISQLMAGLKEQRPASQIVRFKAHELLTATNRMTNGQGYDALKAAMERLAGTRISTNIVTGGKEVFETFGLIESARIVRETRDGRMQEVEVKLSDWVFNAIERSEVLTLHRDYFRLRRPLERRMYELGRKHCGRQSEWKISLELMQKKCGSTSTLKEFRRMVHEIVEQDAKHGHIPDYSVTLDDSDMVLFRNRGALMVKSLETPRLRMSLNAETYLDARVLAPGWDVYYLEGEWLDWITEAPRNADAAFLGFCKKWYERRGPPK from the coding sequence ATGAATGAGCTTCTTCCTCTCATCACCTATCAGCCAAGCCCATTAGAGCCGTCAGCGGATGCCGAACGGGTTCCTGCGACGCCCACAGTAGCTACTCGGTCTCCTCTGCTGCCGGACCGGCGTCCCAAGCGTGACTTCTTCGTCTGCGATATTTTCGACGCTGCCATCAAGTCGGATATTGCCTCTCTAGAACATCCGATTTTCAGCCTTTCGACAAAGCCGGATCACAACGTCCGTGTTTACGAGCACGGCGATATCTTCGTCAAAATCAAGCCTTCCTCCGATGGCTTGGCAACAGTTCATGACCGCGACGTGCTGATTTTTTGCATCAGCCAGCTCATGGCGGGCCTCAAGGAACAGCGTCCCGCTTCGCAGATTGTCCGGTTTAAGGCGCATGAGCTCCTGACCGCGACAAATCGTATGACGAATGGCCAGGGCTACGATGCCCTGAAGGCTGCGATGGAGCGTCTCGCAGGTACGCGAATCAGCACAAACATCGTCACCGGTGGCAAGGAGGTCTTTGAAACATTTGGCTTGATCGAGTCCGCCCGGATCGTCCGCGAAACGCGCGACGGCCGGATGCAGGAAGTGGAAGTCAAGCTGTCGGACTGGGTTTTCAACGCGATTGAGCGAAGCGAAGTCCTAACGCTTCATCGCGACTACTTTCGCTTGCGTCGCCCGCTGGAGCGGCGAATGTACGAGCTGGGGCGCAAACATTGCGGCCGGCAGAGCGAATGGAAGATCTCGCTTGAACTGATGCAAAAGAAGTGCGGCTCCACTTCGACGCTCAAGGAGTTCCGTCGCATGGTCCACGAAATCGTTGAGCAAGACGCCAAACACGGCCATATCCCCGACTATTCGGTGACGCTTGACGATTCAGATATGGTCCTGTTCCGCAATCGAGGCGCACTCATGGTAAAGAGTCTCGAAACGCCAAGGCTGCGGATGAGCCTCAACGCCGAAACCTATCTGGACGCTCGCGTGCTCGCACCAGGTTGGGATGTGTACTATCTCGAAGGCGAATGGCTTGATTGGATCACGGAAGCGCCGCGAAATGCGGATGCCGCCTTTCTGGGTTTTTGTAAGAAGTGGTACGAGCGACGCGGGCCCCCCAAGTAA
- a CDS encoding phosphoribosyltransferase-like protein gives MISPSIADRVQKWDLSPTAPLTPLTTFGEIHKRIVFYYSTHYFQYLPTLSVLYPDFETRLANWLSNVPDDQNQRLLFELLPRLAFFSREDFEKLHQAAFDGPVARWIFESSRLSVSDPELDKKLSEQAHRHTWYCPLSDSLRINDFHNVNGIGGVDYRPDWRSLARFGSEAAILDFMKNHQDIQGPAPLTRLVILEDFIGSGSQSSDTVRFIQRISKKIPTLIVPLIVCPTGAQVWRAIESFPELTFSPVIELKESDMITAGTARDGSFAGRIADLAESTYAAVEGDRAASPRPYSAFGFPGHVNISLGTGSLVTLYSNTPANTLPLVQHSSNSWNAIFPRSARIR, from the coding sequence ATGATCTCGCCTTCGATTGCCGATCGCGTTCAAAAATGGGATCTTTCCCCGACTGCTCCGCTGACGCCGTTGACGACTTTTGGAGAGATCCACAAGCGAATTGTCTTCTATTACTCAACCCACTATTTTCAATACTTGCCGACGCTTAGCGTTCTGTATCCAGATTTTGAAACACGTTTAGCAAATTGGCTCTCCAATGTCCCGGATGACCAAAACCAACGGCTGCTTTTCGAGCTACTTCCTCGACTAGCGTTCTTCTCGCGCGAGGATTTTGAGAAACTGCACCAAGCCGCCTTCGACGGCCCCGTCGCTCGATGGATCTTTGAGAGTTCGCGTTTAAGCGTAAGCGACCCTGAGCTGGACAAGAAACTAAGTGAGCAGGCTCACCGACACACTTGGTATTGCCCACTTTCAGATAGCTTGCGCATCAACGACTTTCACAACGTCAATGGGATCGGTGGGGTTGACTATCGCCCTGACTGGCGATCGCTGGCAAGGTTTGGCAGTGAAGCAGCGATCCTCGACTTCATGAAAAACCATCAAGACATTCAAGGGCCAGCGCCATTGACACGTTTGGTAATTCTTGAAGACTTTATTGGTTCGGGCTCGCAATCGAGCGATACAGTGCGGTTTATCCAGCGGATTTCCAAGAAAATCCCCACCTTGATAGTCCCACTAATCGTTTGCCCAACAGGCGCGCAGGTTTGGAGGGCAATCGAGTCATTTCCTGAGCTTACATTCAGCCCTGTTATTGAACTGAAAGAGAGTGACATGATCACTGCAGGAACCGCTCGCGACGGTTCGTTTGCAGGGCGAATCGCCGATCTGGCCGAGTCGACCTATGCGGCAGTTGAAGGTGATCGTGCGGCATCGCCTCGGCCCTACAGTGCCTTCGGATTTCCTGGCCATGTAAACATTTCACTCGGCACGGGATCGCTTGTAACTCTCTATTCGAACACTCCTGCTAACACACTCCCCCTCGTTCAGCACAGCTCCAACTCGTGGAACGCTATCTTCCCTCGATCAGCGAGGATTCGATGA
- a CDS encoding DNA cytosine methyltransferase: MAVRSPTFLSLFCGCGGFDQGFHNAGFRSLGAFDIDEAALAVYRKNLPYEATACDLATVTFSRISGCDVVVAGPPCQGFSTIGKRRVKDPRNNLLVTAAEQAVRISPRAIILENVAGAIAGTHARYWRKASLILRSGGYQVQELLCRADEMGLAQIRKRVLLVAWKTRFRGDIELPQCKGGTLRDAIFPLTASLPNHFPKYLDAATHSGRIAKRIQPGQKLSNVRVSERSVHTWEIPEVFGTTNAEERRVLTALIHRRRQKRVRDFGDGDPVSARSLAYYLGRPVARVLKALVLKGYLRCDERGYELTHTFNGKYRRLTWDAPAPTVDTKYGDPRYFLHPDEDRAFSVREAARIQGFSDAFEFSGNEKHQYLMIANAVPPPLADTIASYLSRTILQ, from the coding sequence ATGGCCGTCCGAAGTCCCACGTTTTTAAGTTTGTTTTGTGGTTGCGGGGGCTTCGATCAGGGGTTTCACAACGCCGGGTTTCGTTCGCTCGGCGCATTCGATATCGACGAAGCAGCACTCGCGGTTTACCGAAAAAATCTTCCTTACGAAGCGACCGCCTGCGACCTCGCAACGGTCACTTTCAGCCGCATTTCCGGTTGCGATGTCGTCGTCGCCGGTCCTCCGTGCCAAGGCTTCTCGACAATCGGAAAGCGGCGAGTGAAAGATCCTCGCAACAATCTCCTAGTGACCGCGGCCGAGCAAGCTGTGCGAATCTCTCCTAGAGCTATTATTCTCGAAAACGTCGCCGGAGCAATCGCGGGGACGCATGCTCGATACTGGAGAAAAGCAAGTTTGATCTTGCGCTCTGGCGGCTATCAAGTTCAGGAATTGCTTTGCCGCGCCGATGAGATGGGCTTGGCACAGATCCGAAAACGCGTATTACTCGTCGCATGGAAGACGCGATTCCGCGGCGACATTGAGCTCCCCCAATGCAAGGGAGGGACCCTTCGCGACGCAATTTTTCCCCTCACTGCTTCACTCCCGAACCACTTTCCAAAGTACCTAGATGCTGCGACACATTCGGGACGAATCGCAAAGCGGATTCAACCGGGGCAAAAGCTTTCAAACGTACGAGTCTCGGAACGAAGTGTCCACACGTGGGAAATACCAGAAGTTTTCGGAACGACAAATGCCGAAGAACGGCGAGTACTGACGGCACTCATTCACCGTCGCAGGCAGAAACGCGTTCGCGATTTCGGCGACGGTGATCCAGTCAGCGCTCGCTCCCTGGCATATTATCTAGGTCGCCCAGTGGCCCGCGTGTTGAAGGCGCTTGTCCTCAAAGGTTATTTACGTTGCGACGAACGCGGATACGAACTCACACACACTTTCAACGGTAAATACCGACGTTTGACATGGGATGCTCCAGCGCCGACAGTCGATACAAAGTATGGGGACCCACGGTACTTTCTTCATCCTGATGAAGACAGAGCCTTTTCTGTTCGCGAAGCAGCCCGCATCCAAGGGTTTTCCGATGCGTTTGAATTCTCTGGAAATGAAAAACATCAGTATCTAATGATTGCCAACGCGGTTCCCCCGCCGCTAGCTGATACAATCGCGTCCTACCTCTCAAGGACCATCCTGCAATGA
- a CDS encoding ParA family protein — protein MKNINQENQSASKLACLKYCLPESKIACSVRRMIIVVANSKGGVGKSTVAVHLAAWLSDQGFRVILADCDMQHSSAQWVKEAAPEVKAVCFDDPNAILNELPGLDAECDFVVADGPGSQSETSRALLLRAHRAIVPCKASILEVRALAKATEALRQAQDIRAGKPDAMIVLSMVGKNYRLTQDMKAAAKSLGLPMAHTALILRQIYADAPGQGAVVAKLGSRAREAADEIEALFRELVPEARDTAGCKLKIG, from the coding sequence TTGAAGAACATAAATCAAGAGAACCAGTCTGCCAGCAAACTTGCCTGCCTGAAATATTGCTTGCCAGAGAGCAAGATTGCATGTAGCGTCCGCCGCATGATTATCGTCGTCGCGAATAGCAAAGGTGGAGTCGGCAAGTCGACGGTTGCCGTTCACTTAGCGGCCTGGCTTAGCGATCAGGGCTTCCGGGTGATCCTGGCCGACTGTGATATGCAGCATTCCTCGGCGCAATGGGTCAAAGAGGCAGCTCCTGAAGTAAAGGCTGTTTGCTTCGATGATCCGAATGCCATTCTCAATGAACTGCCAGGACTCGATGCCGAATGCGATTTTGTTGTGGCAGACGGACCCGGTAGCCAATCGGAAACGAGCCGCGCACTATTACTGCGTGCCCATCGGGCAATCGTTCCCTGCAAAGCGAGCATTTTAGAGGTGAGGGCGCTCGCCAAGGCCACCGAAGCGCTCCGGCAAGCCCAGGACATACGAGCTGGCAAGCCCGACGCGATGATCGTGCTCAGCATGGTCGGCAAAAACTATCGCCTGACCCAGGACATGAAAGCCGCCGCAAAGTCGCTCGGCCTGCCGATGGCTCACACGGCACTGATTTTGCGTCAGATCTACGCCGACGCGCCGGGGCAGGGCGCTGTCGTCGCAAAGCTCGGGTCGCGCGCGAGGGAAGCAGCTGATGAGATCGAAGCTTTATTCCGCGAGTTAGTTCCCGAAGCCCGCGATACAGCTGGCTGCAAACTCAAAATTGGTTAA